A single window of Gossypium hirsutum isolate 1008001.06 chromosome A10, Gossypium_hirsutum_v2.1, whole genome shotgun sequence DNA harbors:
- the LOC107914541 gene encoding U-box domain-containing protein 26, translated as MKEAQMTIPHLFRCPISLDLFSDPVTLSTGQTYDRSSIEKWFAFGNLTCPVTMQKLHDPSLVPNHNLRHLIEQWRQMCHHFHPEYSTTIDPLLHLKRNIESPHSTLQDKLQTLEKIPVLMDETPSKTPFLLQIGFLSLFSQLLFGKLDPEFDGKYADFEEKLLSCILKLVPFGEFQCLNMLKEESKLESFLVLFENGSGMMKQSLCRLVGAISSSPETRELCAMIGRNHRFLQGIDHLIQQNFEISEAGIEAISALCCLESNRENLVREGLINGLITYILNTETKERSSAGTAMATLEQIVGSERSGKEALIKDPRGVKAVVKMVFRVSDHGGSESALNSLIMVCYESLEAREKAIDAGVLTQLLLLLQSQCSCRIKSKARTLLKLLRSKWDEEQ; from the coding sequence ATGAAAGAAGCTCAAATGACAATCCCTCACTTATTTAGATGCCCAATCAGTTTGGATTTGTTCTCAGATCCTGTCACTCTCTCTACAGGTCAAACTTACGACCGATCAAGCATCGAAAAGTGGTTTGCTTTTGGTAATCTCACTTGCCCCGTTACAATGCAAAAGCTCCACGATCCATCCCTTGTTCCCAATCATAATCTTCGCCATTTGATCGAACAATGGCGTCAAATGTGTCATCACTTCCACCCTGAGTACTCCACGACCATCGACCCTTTACTCCACCTGAAGCGCAATATTGAATCTCCCCATTCCACCTTACAAGACAAGCTTCAAACGCTGGAAAAAATCCCAGTTCTAATGGATGAAACTCCGTCTAAAACTCCCTTTCTACTTCAAATAGGTTTCTTGTCTTTATTTTCACAACTACTTTTCGGAAAATTAGACCCAGAGTTCGACGGAAAGTATGCGGATTTTGAGGAGAAGTTGCTTTCCTGTATTCTGAAGTTGGTCCCCTTCGGCGAATTCCAGTGTCTGAATATGCTTAAAGAAGAGTCCAAGTTGGAATCTTTCCTAGTTTTGTTTGAAAATGGGAGTGGCATGATGAAGCAAAGTTTGTGTCGTCTTGTTGGGGCAATCTCATCATCCCCGGAAACCAGGGAACTTTGCGCAATGATAGGAAGAAACCACCGGTTTTTACAAGGAATTGATCATCTTATTCAGCAGAATTTCGAGATATCGGAGGCCGGAATCGAGGCCATTTCAGCATTGTGTTGCTTGGAATCAAACAGGGAAAATTTGGTCCGAGAAGGCCTAATCAATGGCCTCATAACGTATATTTTGAACACGGAAACAAAGGAGAGAAGCTCGGCGGGAACAGCAATGGCGACACTGGAACAAATTGTGGGGAGTGAGAGGTCAGGAAAAGAGGCCCTGATAAAGGATCCCAGAGGGGTTAAAGCAGTGGTTAAGATGGTTTTCAGGGTGTCGGATCATGGAGGGAGTGAAAGCGCTTTGAACTCATTGATAATGGTGTGTTATGAATCGTTGGAAGCAAGGGAAAAGGCAATAGATGCTGGAGTGTTGACGCAGTTGCTGTTGCTGCTACAGAGCCAGTGTAGTTGTAGGATAAAATCAAAGGCAAGAACATTGCTCAAACTGTTGAGGTCCAAGTGGGACGAGGAGCAATAA